One genomic window of Medicago truncatula cultivar Jemalong A17 chromosome 1, MtrunA17r5.0-ANR, whole genome shotgun sequence includes the following:
- the LOC25483821 gene encoding protein BIC1: protein MVLFCMKENNTNTNTNTTTMTHQSSTKSHDLIDLEMKKPHQLKEEEEEDDTKIEIAYLKKMVLPIVEEEESGRERLKRHRVEMGGRVWIPDMWGQEEYLKDWIDCTTFDPPLISNSKIVTARTALVQEATRIQIPL, encoded by the coding sequence ATGGTCCTGTTTTGCATGAAAGAgaacaacacaaacacaaacacaaatactACTACAATGACTCACCAATCATCTACTAAATCTCATGACCTAATTGATCTTGAAATGAAGAAACCTCATCAactcaaagaagaagaagaagaagatgacaCAAAGATTGAAATAGCATATTTGAAGAAGATGGTTTTGCCTATTGTTGAGGAAGAAGAAAGTGGAAGAGAGAGGTTGAAGAGACATAGAGTTGAAATGGGTGGAAGAGTATGGATTCCAGATATGTGGGGACAAGAAGAGTACTTGAAGGATTGGATAGATTGCACAACATTTGATCCTCCTTTAATTTCTAATAGCAAAATTGTGACTGCTAGAACTGCTTTGGTTCAAGAAGCTACTAGGATTCAGATTCCACTATAG